In one window of Saccharomyces paradoxus chromosome VII, complete sequence DNA:
- the HUA1 gene encoding Hua1p (Cytoplasmic protein containing a zinc finger domain~similar to YGR268C) — protein MSKDTYDDELPSYEDVIKEEERLQSQPPRPPRPAPSAAQGSQQRPQQRPSTVPSVPSSHTHGQFHSYAPSSSHARPPPRPQQNPSLPWTYPPRFYCSKCGNTGYKIKNGRSCKSCWRRFAPQNNVVAAPTYYTNYTMPVFTSSWQGNRPLYVQPGDPRLGGVLCGECRGSGRTRFLLDEDICPLCHGVGRIISQPQRY, from the coding sequence ATGTCTAAAGACACATATGATGATGAGCTGCCGAGCTACGAGGACGTAATCAAGGAAGAGGAGAGATTGCAATCCCAACCGCCACGACCACCAAGACCAGCACCTAGCGCGGCGCAAGGGTCCCAACAAAGACCCCAACAAAGGCCCTCGACCGTGCCATCAGTACCTTCGTCCCATACACATGGTCAGTTCCACTCTTATGCGCCTTCAAGTTCCCACGCACGCCCTCCACCAAGGCCACAACAGAATCCAAGCTTGCCCTGGACATATCCTCCGCGGTTTTACTGTTCCAAGTGTGGAAATACTGGttacaaaataaagaatggGCGATCTTGCAAATCATGTTGGAGAAGGTTTGCACCTCAAAATAACGTTGTTGCCGCACCGACATATTACACAAATTACACAATGCCCGTATTCACCAGCTCATGGCAGGGTAATAGGCCCTTGTATGTTCAACCGGGGGACCCTCGCCTCGGAGGCGTACTATGTGGTGAATGTAGAGGGTCCGGGCGCACCAGGTTCCTGTTAGATGAAGATATATGTCCTCTGTGTCATGGTGTTGGCAGAATTATCTCCCAGCCTCAACGCTATTAG
- the FOL2 gene encoding GTP cyclohydrolase I (GTP-cyclohydrolase I~similar to YGR267C), whose product MHNIQLVQEIERHETPLNIRPTSPYTLNPPVERDGFSWPSVGTRQRAEETEGEEKERIQRISGAIKTILTELGEDVDREGLLDTPQRYAKAMLYFTKGYQTNIMDDVIKNAVFEEDHDEMVIVRDIEIYSLCEHHLVPFFGKVHIGYIPNKKVIGLSKLARLAEMYARRLQVQERLTKQIAMALSDILKPLGVAVVMEASHMCMVSRGIQKTGSSTVTSCMLGGFRAHKTREEFLTLLGRRSI is encoded by the coding sequence ATGCACAACATCCAATTAGTACAAGAAATAGAAAGACATGAAACCCCGTTAAACATTAGACCCACGTCTCCATATACCCTAAATCCTCCTGTTGAGAGAGATGGCTTTTCTTGGCCAAGTGTGGGAACAAGACAACGTGCAGAGGAAACAGAAGGAGAGGAAAAGGAGCGAATCCAACGTATTTCGGGCGCAATTAAGACAATTTTGACCGAACTAGGTGAAGATGTCGATAGAGAAGGTCTACTAGATACTCCACAAAGGTACGCCAAAGCCATGCTGTATTTCACTAAAGGTTACCAGACAAACATTATGGACGATGTCATTAAGAATGCTgtatttgaagaagatcaTGATGAAATGGTCATTGTTCgtgatattgaaatttaCTCGTTATGTGAACATCATTTAGTGCcattttttggtaaagtTCATATCGGATATATaccaaacaaaaaagtCATCGGGTTAAGTAAATTAGCCAGATTGGCAGAAATGTATGCTAGAAGGCTCCAGGTTCAAGAAAGACTTACAAAGCAAATTGCAATGGCGTTAAGTGATATTCTAAAACCATTAGGTGTAGCCGTTGTTATGGAAGCTTCTCATATGTGCATGGTTTCAAGAGGTATTCAAAAAACGGGTTCATCTACGGTAACTTCCTGTATGCTTGGAGGGTTTAGGGCTCATAAAACAAGAGAAGAATTTTTAACCCTTTtaggaagaagaagtatttaa